The following coding sequences are from one Sphingobium sp. Cam5-1 window:
- a CDS encoding relaxase/mobilization nuclease domain-containing protein translates to MTRDDHSFRPRLSGPRDSGARPLSFMGEVRRAAAKAGFLAKGRAGSGTGWAGRGARAGLPSRANPHARRVIIKARIVRHKGLRFRAAPMSRHLSYLQREGVSQEGQEPDMFDATGDGVDTKAFAQRCAEDRHHFRFILAPEDAAEMDELRGFTRELMADVASDLDTRLDWIAIDHWNTDNPHVHILLRGVAEDGTDLVIDRSYIREDMRLRAQNRVTLELGPRSDLDIAAALDREVGAEHWTSLDRRILSITQETAGLLDLRQQAGPGAYAQRLIGRAMQLEKWGLAEPLAPACWSINPDLEATLRELGLRGDVIKTMHRTLTHAGRVVSPTDFALHEPQAQGHVIGRLAARGLADELSGSAFAIVEGVDGRAHYLRFSDLEWTGDAPPGAIVELRRWEGRDGRPRSALAVRSDLTLGEQISARGATWLDRQLIGNAPLAQGGFGGEVRVAMAARADHLINENLAWREAGQLLFSPRLLAHLRERDLTEAGAAIAKRSGLTPQSAEAGELISGTYRERVTLASGRFAMIDDGMGFQLVPWRPALDAHLGEHVAGTMRPGGGVEWTLGRSRSLSL, encoded by the coding sequence ATGACCAGGGACGACCACAGCTTTCGTCCCCGCCTGTCCGGACCACGCGACAGCGGAGCCCGGCCCCTCTCCTTCATGGGCGAGGTCCGCCGCGCGGCGGCAAAGGCAGGCTTTCTGGCCAAGGGACGTGCGGGCAGCGGCACCGGCTGGGCTGGGCGGGGCGCACGCGCCGGCCTCCCCTCCCGCGCGAACCCCCATGCGCGGCGAGTCATCATCAAGGCACGGATCGTCCGCCACAAAGGTCTTCGGTTCCGCGCCGCACCTATGAGCCGTCACCTCTCCTACCTTCAGCGCGAGGGGGTGAGCCAGGAGGGGCAGGAGCCAGACATGTTCGATGCGACGGGCGACGGCGTCGACACCAAGGCCTTTGCGCAGCGCTGCGCCGAAGACCGGCACCATTTTCGCTTCATCCTCGCACCCGAAGATGCCGCTGAAATGGACGAGCTGCGCGGCTTCACCAGGGAACTGATGGCGGACGTCGCAAGCGACCTCGACACCAGACTGGACTGGATCGCGATCGATCATTGGAACACCGATAATCCCCATGTCCACATCCTGCTGCGAGGCGTCGCCGAAGACGGCACCGACCTCGTGATCGACCGCAGTTACATCCGCGAGGACATGCGCCTTCGCGCGCAGAACCGCGTGACGCTCGAACTGGGTCCCCGCTCCGATCTGGACATTGCCGCGGCGCTCGACCGGGAAGTTGGCGCGGAGCATTGGACAAGCCTTGATCGCCGGATCCTCTCGATCACGCAAGAGACAGCGGGGTTGCTCGATCTGCGGCAACAGGCGGGCCCGGGCGCCTACGCACAACGGCTCATCGGCCGCGCCATGCAACTGGAAAAATGGGGGCTCGCCGAACCGCTGGCACCAGCCTGCTGGTCGATCAACCCCGACCTTGAAGCGACGCTGCGGGAGCTTGGTCTCCGTGGCGACGTCATCAAGACGATGCACCGAACACTGACCCATGCCGGACGCGTGGTCAGTCCGACAGACTTTGCACTGCACGAGCCTCAGGCACAGGGCCATGTCATTGGTCGCCTTGCCGCCCGCGGCCTTGCCGACGAGCTGTCGGGTAGCGCCTTCGCCATCGTCGAAGGGGTCGATGGCCGGGCCCATTATCTGCGCTTCTCCGATCTTGAGTGGACAGGCGATGCACCGCCCGGCGCCATTGTCGAACTGCGGCGATGGGAGGGTCGCGATGGCAGGCCCCGCTCCGCGCTCGCCGTTCGCTCCGACCTCACGCTTGGCGAACAGATCAGCGCGCGCGGCGCTACCTGGCTCGACCGGCAGCTGATCGGCAACGCGCCGCTCGCACAAGGCGGCTTCGGCGGGGAGGTGCGCGTCGCAATGGCGGCGCGAGCCGATCATCTGATCAACGAGAATCTGGCATGGCGAGAAGCAGGTCAGTTGCTGTTCTCCCCTCGCCTTCTCGCCCATTTGCGTGAACGCGATCTTACCGAAGCCGGTGCCGCAATCGCGAAGCGATCGGGCCTCACTCCGCAGTCCGCAGAGGCAGGCGAACTGATATCGGGCACCTATCGCGAACGCGTGACGCTCGCCTCGGGCCGCTTCGCGATGATCGATGACGGCATGGGGTTCCAGCTCGTGCCCTGGCGTCCAGCATTGGACGCGCATCTCGGCGAGCATGTCGCAGGGACGATGCGGCCAGGCGGTGGCGTCGAGTGGACCCTCGGACGCTCCCGTAGCCTCTCCCTTTGA
- a CDS encoding lytic transglycosylase domain-containing protein: MRLHPTGARAVATLLILLPQSSPSSATEPPCRDSASLSRLRTHVAEAATHSALPERWIWAVMDQESRCNPSAVSRAGAIGLMQIMPGTWRALRARYGLGTDPFDPRDNILAGAAYLREMLDRYGPNGMLAAYNAGPGRYEQWLRMGRPLPAETRDYVARLSPHIATQELPARARSTPDWRQSVLFARGGAAAGSTSADEPGPASPFPSPTALSRAAPGHGLFVAVGSRRP; the protein is encoded by the coding sequence ATGAGGCTGCACCCAACAGGCGCTCGCGCTGTCGCCACTTTGCTCATCCTTCTGCCGCAGTCATCGCCCTCCAGCGCCACGGAGCCGCCATGCCGCGACAGTGCGAGCCTGTCCCGCTTGCGCACCCATGTTGCCGAAGCGGCGACACACTCGGCTTTGCCGGAGCGCTGGATCTGGGCCGTCATGGACCAGGAAAGCCGCTGCAACCCTTCCGCCGTCTCACGCGCCGGTGCCATCGGCCTCATGCAGATCATGCCGGGAACCTGGCGCGCGCTGCGCGCCCGTTACGGTCTTGGAACTGATCCCTTTGATCCGCGCGACAACATATTGGCAGGCGCTGCCTATCTGCGTGAGATGCTGGACCGCTATGGTCCAAACGGCATGCTCGCCGCCTATAATGCGGGGCCTGGCCGCTATGAACAATGGCTGCGGATGGGGCGCCCCCTTCCCGCAGAGACCCGCGACTATGTCGCTCGGCTCTCTCCCCACATCGCCACCCAAGAGCTGCCTGCGCGCGCAAGGAGCACGCCCGACTGGCGCCAGTCCGTGCTATTCGCGCGCGGTGGGGCGGCCGCCGGATCGACGAGCGCTGACGAGCCGGGGCCTGCTTCGCCCTTCCCCTCCCCGACCGCGCTCTCGCGCGCAGCCCCCGGGCATGGCCTCTTTGTCGCTGTGGGGAGCAGGCGGCCGTGA
- a CDS encoding S26 family signal peptidase: MMRPRSTLLMTALAALGPASSLLFDIAPRLAWNASASAPTGFYRIHPGRTPRLSDMIFITPPAPLATWMARRHYLPPGVPLLKHVRALPGQTICRSGATVWVEGKAVARALETDRFGRPLPVWTGCHRMRPGQIFLLNAEAPDSLDSRYFGPVPSGGLIGTATPLLTWPSRIGAGAWSRATP; the protein is encoded by the coding sequence ATGATGAGGCCCCGCTCCACTCTTCTCATGACCGCTTTGGCGGCGCTTGGCCCGGCCTCTTCGCTGCTCTTCGACATTGCTCCGCGCCTCGCATGGAATGCGAGCGCGAGCGCACCCACGGGCTTCTACCGCATTCACCCCGGCCGTACGCCGCGCCTCTCCGACATGATATTCATCACGCCGCCTGCGCCGCTCGCCACATGGATGGCGCGCCGCCATTATCTGCCGCCCGGCGTACCGCTGCTCAAGCATGTAAGGGCTCTGCCCGGCCAGACGATATGCCGGTCCGGCGCTACGGTCTGGGTCGAGGGAAAGGCCGTCGCGCGCGCTCTGGAAACCGATCGCTTCGGTCGGCCCCTGCCGGTGTGGACAGGGTGCCATCGCATGAGGCCGGGACAGATCTTCCTCCTGAACGCCGAGGCCCCCGACAGCCTCGACAGCCGCTATTTCGGACCTGTCCCCAGCGGCGGCCTCATAGGCACCGCGACGCCATTACTCACATGGCCGAGCAGGATCGGCGCTGGAGCATGGAGCCGAGCCACGCCATGA
- a CDS encoding DUF2840 domain-containing protein has product MNSATWRPSVNRRARIKGGGPLSASGSNVVGHDEPLTRVQLQWIEGRIEDELLFGRPLDEAVANRQDHFVSFPPGECVALSRRTLDRGGTSISRLDIFLTVRADEAYTTIPHVLPGGALLLSVRGWTKVAAVLEAIAAIRSLGIDPRSAAPDHWRHVHNQLAADLPPRLYSRERHAAFIARSTIMERS; this is encoded by the coding sequence ATGAACAGCGCCACGTGGCGTCCATCCGTCAATCGGCGGGCGCGCATAAAAGGCGGCGGCCCATTGTCTGCAAGCGGCAGTAACGTCGTCGGCCACGACGAGCCTCTGACCCGCGTCCAGCTGCAATGGATCGAGGGCCGGATCGAAGACGAGTTGCTCTTCGGTCGGCCCCTGGATGAGGCTGTCGCCAATCGACAGGATCATTTCGTGAGCTTTCCACCAGGCGAGTGCGTGGCGCTGAGCCGCCGCACGCTGGACCGAGGCGGCACATCGATATCGCGCCTCGACATCTTCCTGACCGTCCGCGCCGATGAAGCCTATACCACGATTCCACACGTCCTCCCGGGCGGCGCTCTTCTGCTCAGCGTTCGGGGCTGGACCAAGGTCGCCGCCGTGCTCGAAGCCATCGCCGCGATTAGAAGCCTTGGCATCGATCCGCGGAGCGCCGCGCCCGATCACTGGCGTCATGTGCACAATCAGCTTGCCGCCGACCTGCCGCCACGCCTCTATTCGCGCGAACGCCACGCCGCCTTTATCGCGCGCTCGACAATCATGGAGCGATCATGA
- a CDS encoding replication initiator protein A — MTVTAPRARQLKLFHPGPGDIAPRDAQDLMSWPFFSLAKRKRTAPIRFTMGKIWIDVEATHEHGMATIWDADILIWAASQIVEARDMGRPTSRLMVATPHEILRFIRRSAGGDHYGRLKAALDRLQSTSVATSIRQSDGRRRHRFSWINEWKERLDASGRPVGIELILPDWFYAGILDRALILTIDPAYFSLTGGLERWLYRIVRKHGGRQLNGWSFDVAHLYLKSGMLEPRRHFAFRLRRIVTAQPLPGYRLTLETMQGRERLHFVAEPVDPIRQAMRRVRQDRRSRA, encoded by the coding sequence ATGACTGTCACCGCGCCCCGCGCCCGCCAGCTCAAGCTGTTCCATCCCGGTCCCGGCGACATCGCGCCGCGCGACGCGCAGGATCTCATGTCCTGGCCCTTTTTCAGCCTGGCCAAGCGGAAACGAACCGCGCCCATCCGCTTCACCATGGGCAAAATATGGATCGATGTGGAAGCGACCCATGAGCATGGCATGGCGACCATCTGGGACGCCGATATCCTCATCTGGGCCGCAAGCCAGATCGTCGAAGCCCGCGACATGGGACGCCCGACCTCGCGACTGATGGTCGCAACGCCGCACGAAATCCTGCGGTTCATCCGGCGCAGCGCCGGGGGCGACCATTATGGCCGCCTGAAGGCGGCGCTCGATCGGCTCCAATCCACATCCGTCGCAACCTCCATCCGGCAAAGCGATGGCCGCCGACGGCATCGATTTTCATGGATCAACGAGTGGAAGGAGCGTCTCGACGCCTCCGGCCGCCCGGTCGGCATCGAACTGATCCTACCTGACTGGTTCTATGCCGGCATCCTCGATCGGGCGCTGATCCTCACCATCGATCCTGCCTATTTTTCGCTGACCGGCGGCCTGGAGCGATGGCTCTACCGCATCGTACGCAAGCATGGCGGTCGGCAACTCAACGGCTGGAGCTTCGATGTCGCCCATCTGTATCTCAAATCGGGCATGCTCGAACCCAGGCGTCATTTCGCCTTTCGCCTCCGCCGTATCGTCACAGCGCAACCGCTCCCCGGCTACCGTCTCACCCTGGAAACCATGCAGGGGCGGGAACGGCTGCATTTCGTGGCTGAACCAGTCGATCCGATCCGACAGGCCATGCGGCGAGTCCGGCAGGACCGGAGGTCCAGAGCATGA
- a CDS encoding helix-turn-helix transcriptional regulator: MEPPMDPVRPRYLRTPDAAVHLGLSARTLEKHRCYGTGPIYRKLGGRIVYALADLDAWAEVGTRRSTSDPGAGTIHPARRMRSDGPVRR, translated from the coding sequence ATGGAGCCGCCGATGGATCCCGTACGCCCCCGCTATTTGCGGACGCCCGATGCTGCCGTGCATCTCGGCCTCTCCGCCCGCACCCTTGAGAAGCATCGTTGCTACGGCACCGGTCCCATCTATCGGAAGCTCGGCGGCCGCATCGTCTACGCCCTTGCCGACCTCGATGCCTGGGCCGAGGTCGGGACACGCCGGTCCACCTCCGATCCCGGCGCCGGAACGATCCACCCGGCGAGGCGAATGCGCAGCGATGGTCCGGTGCGGCGCTGA
- a CDS encoding ParB/RepB/Spo0J family partition protein: protein MKLDFIDLCNIDVCVMNMRHSRRDPDVSDLLPTVRKRGVIVPVILRPGSEEGRFEIVAGRRRVQAARLACQEEGADPELARLPAAIMAAGDDAAALEASLIENLARLDPDEVSRWESFVRLVKQGRTLEDLSSTFGLSELTVRRILALGNLLPRIRELYRRDDIDATTVRHLTLATKSQQRAWLALLDDPDCHAPVGHQLKGWLFGGQAIPVRHALFDLAAFPGTILGDLFGEDRYFADADLFWTEQNRVIETRRERYLDAGWSDAVIVPPTEHFHQWEYEKTSKRGGGRVYIVVRSNGEVAFHEGYLSRKAADRARRNSGSGATEGKVARPELTSAMGDYVNLHRHAAVRAALIGHGHVALRLMAAHAIAGSRLFRVSPEPQTARSDALRESVETSVGETVFDSERRSVLGLLGFCADDPSVIGGSFEATQDDQENGVARDPLSAVFARLLTLSDKDVLRVVTIVMGEALASGSPVIEALGLHMQVDMANWWEADTVFLELVRDREVLGALLDDVGGSAVAVANAGEKTKVLRTLVQDHLGGANGRDKKDRWVPLWMQFPPSAYTGRGGVPTVDAHALIRADQARGADGTTPILPLAA, encoded by the coding sequence ATGAAACTCGACTTTATCGACCTTTGCAATATCGATGTGTGTGTCATGAACATGCGGCACAGCCGCAGGGACCCGGACGTCTCCGATCTCCTGCCAACGGTCCGCAAGCGCGGCGTCATCGTCCCCGTGATCCTCCGGCCCGGCAGCGAAGAAGGCCGCTTCGAAATCGTTGCAGGAAGGCGGCGCGTGCAAGCAGCGCGACTCGCGTGCCAGGAGGAGGGTGCCGACCCCGAGCTCGCCCGCCTGCCGGCCGCCATCATGGCGGCAGGAGACGATGCCGCAGCGCTCGAAGCCTCGCTGATCGAAAATCTCGCCCGCCTCGACCCTGACGAAGTGTCGCGCTGGGAGAGCTTTGTGCGGCTGGTGAAGCAGGGGCGGACGCTCGAGGATCTTTCGTCCACATTCGGTCTATCTGAACTGACGGTGCGGCGCATCCTTGCGCTCGGCAACCTGCTGCCCCGCATCCGCGAACTCTATCGGCGCGACGACATAGACGCCACGACCGTGCGCCATCTGACACTCGCGACCAAGAGCCAGCAGAGGGCATGGCTCGCGCTACTCGATGATCCTGATTGTCACGCCCCTGTCGGACATCAGTTGAAAGGATGGCTGTTCGGCGGTCAGGCCATTCCGGTTCGTCACGCCCTTTTCGACTTGGCCGCTTTCCCGGGTACGATCCTTGGCGACCTGTTTGGTGAGGACCGCTATTTCGCTGACGCGGACCTGTTCTGGACCGAGCAGAATAGGGTGATCGAGACGCGCAGGGAGCGCTATCTTGACGCGGGATGGAGCGATGCTGTCATCGTTCCGCCGACCGAGCATTTCCACCAGTGGGAATATGAGAAGACCAGCAAGCGGGGCGGCGGGCGCGTCTATATCGTGGTGCGATCCAATGGCGAAGTTGCCTTTCATGAGGGCTATCTGAGCCGGAAGGCAGCGGATCGCGCTCGGCGGAATAGCGGTAGTGGCGCGACCGAAGGAAAGGTCGCCCGCCCCGAACTGACCTCGGCCATGGGTGACTATGTCAATCTTCACCGCCATGCCGCCGTGCGCGCCGCTCTGATCGGGCATGGGCACGTCGCGCTGCGCCTGATGGCGGCGCATGCCATCGCGGGCTCCCGTCTTTTCAGGGTGTCCCCCGAACCGCAGACGGCGCGCAGCGACGCGCTGCGCGAAAGCGTCGAAACCTCGGTCGGCGAGACGGTTTTCGACAGCGAGCGCCGGTCCGTGCTTGGCCTGCTCGGCTTTTGCGCCGATGATCCATCCGTGATCGGCGGGTCTTTCGAGGCGACGCAAGACGATCAGGAGAATGGCGTCGCGCGCGACCCGCTGTCCGCGGTTTTTGCTCGCCTGCTGACCCTGTCCGATAAGGATGTCCTGCGCGTTGTCACAATCGTCATGGGCGAAGCGCTCGCCAGCGGCAGCCCCGTGATAGAAGCGCTCGGCCTCCACATGCAGGTCGACATGGCAAACTGGTGGGAAGCCGATACGGTCTTTCTTGAGCTTGTCCGCGATCGCGAAGTGCTGGGGGCGTTGCTGGACGATGTGGGTGGAAGCGCGGTGGCTGTCGCAAACGCGGGTGAGAAGACGAAAGTCCTGCGGACGCTCGTCCAGGATCATCTCGGGGGTGCCAACGGGCGGGACAAGAAGGATCGCTGGGTGCCCCTGTGGATGCAGTTCCCACCCAGCGCCTATACCGGGCGCGGCGGCGTTCCGACCGTTGACGCCCATGCGCTCATCCGTGCGGATCAGGCGCGTGGCGCTGACGGGACAACGCCAATCCTTCCCTTGGCGGCGTGA
- a CDS encoding DUF2958 domain-containing protein, with translation MIFLTPELRAALSANFTASMEGQHDDRLHAPVPVVKFVNPVGAGTWLATELYEDGDTLFGLADLGFGCPELGCFSLMEIEAIRLPFGLRIERDLGFAAAFPLSAWAQTARRTGSIIQAETFLNRASSRFHKLPPSHGG, from the coding sequence ATGATCTTCCTCACCCCCGAACTGCGCGCCGCGCTGTCAGCCAATTTCACGGCCAGCATGGAGGGTCAGCATGATGACCGGCTTCATGCTCCCGTCCCGGTCGTCAAATTCGTCAACCCCGTTGGCGCAGGAACTTGGCTGGCGACGGAACTGTATGAGGACGGCGACACCCTCTTCGGCCTCGCCGACCTTGGCTTTGGGTGCCCGGAACTGGGCTGCTTCTCGCTGATGGAAATCGAGGCGATCCGTCTGCCTTTTGGCCTTCGCATCGAACGGGACCTGGGCTTTGCCGCGGCCTTCCCCCTGTCCGCATGGGCGCAGACCGCCCGGCGCACAGGCTCGATCATCCAAGCCGAAACTTTCCTGAACCGGGCATCCTCCCGCTTCCACAAGCTTCCGCCCTCGCACGGCGGCTGA
- a CDS encoding tyrosine-type recombinase/integrase translates to MTGMAFPALLQRFFTDRLCVQMEASRHTMTGYRDTFRLLIRFASARSGKSPASLGIADLDAELVADFLVHIETSRNNGARSRNTRLAAIRSFFRFVAMNEPEWLWHCQRILALPDKRYVKRGVTFLDGSEIAALLSAPARSTWTGRRDHMMLLVALQTGLRASELIGLRCRDVVLGAGAHIRCLGKGRKERCTPLRRDTAKALQAWLKERHGEEDEPLFPSIRGDPLSRDALEHLVRKHCCTAARSCPSLMGKRVSPHTLRHSTAMELLHHGVDQSVIALWLGHESIETTQIYIHADMRLKEKALASVTTPETRPGRFRPDDELLAWLEAL, encoded by the coding sequence ATGACCGGCATGGCATTCCCCGCGCTGCTCCAGCGCTTCTTCACCGATCGGCTATGCGTCCAGATGGAAGCAAGCCGTCATACCATGACGGGATATCGCGATACGTTCCGCCTCCTGATCCGCTTTGCCAGTGCGCGATCAGGGAAATCGCCGGCGAGTCTTGGCATCGCCGACCTTGATGCTGAGCTGGTCGCCGACTTCCTCGTCCATATTGAAACCTCGCGAAATAATGGTGCGCGCAGCCGCAACACCCGCCTTGCCGCGATCCGGTCCTTCTTCCGCTTTGTCGCCATGAACGAGCCGGAATGGTTGTGGCATTGCCAGAGAATCCTTGCGCTGCCGGACAAGCGCTATGTCAAACGCGGCGTGACATTCCTGGATGGGTCGGAGATCGCGGCGTTGCTGTCGGCGCCCGCTCGTTCGACATGGACCGGTCGACGGGATCACATGATGTTGCTGGTCGCCCTGCAAACCGGCCTTCGGGCATCCGAACTGATCGGCCTTCGCTGCCGGGATGTCGTCCTTGGCGCCGGCGCGCATATCCGCTGTCTGGGCAAGGGCCGGAAGGAACGGTGCACGCCGCTGCGCCGCGACACCGCGAAGGCATTGCAAGCCTGGTTGAAGGAGCGGCACGGCGAGGAGGATGAGCCATTATTCCCATCCATCCGTGGCGATCCGCTTTCCCGCGACGCCTTGGAGCATCTGGTTCGCAAACACTGCTGCACCGCTGCGCGCTCCTGTCCGAGCCTCATGGGCAAGCGGGTCAGTCCGCACACTCTGCGTCATAGCACGGCCATGGAACTGCTGCATCATGGCGTCGATCAATCCGTCATCGCTCTCTGGCTCGGGCATGAATCGATCGAGACGACGCAAATCTATATCCATGCCGACATGCGGCTGAAGGAAAAGGCACTGGCCAGCGTCACCACGCCCGAAACCCGTCCGGGGAGGTTCCGGCCTGACGACGAACTGCTCGCCTGGCTCGAAGCCCTCTGA
- a CDS encoding tyrosine-type recombinase/integrase, protein MTLAHELDRYLSMRRSLGYDLATAERILRRFAQFADQLGACHVTTDLFLRWQAAFGNARRSTWGARFIVVRLFSQWLHGLDAAHEVLPRGLVPYRYCRTQPYIFTDAQIAAIVEEAVRLPSVYGMRGLTCSTLFGLIAVTGMRINEALGLGAGDVDLDIGVIRIRRGKLGKERLLALHDTAIERLRAYAVERDRLLGATPLPFFVKCDGSRLGDCGARYNFAHVCQNIGLRERQTEGRHGRGPRIHDLRHSFAAKTMIDWYRSGKDPAREMVKLTTWLGHANPDHTYWYIEAVPELLELASARISDSLDGEMLS, encoded by the coding sequence ATGACCCTCGCTCATGAACTTGACCGCTATCTTAGCATGAGGCGCAGCCTGGGATATGATCTGGCCACCGCCGAACGGATTCTGCGCCGTTTCGCCCAATTTGCCGACCAACTGGGCGCCTGCCATGTCACGACCGACCTGTTCCTGCGATGGCAGGCGGCGTTCGGCAACGCCAGACGTTCGACATGGGGCGCCCGCTTCATAGTCGTGCGTTTGTTCAGCCAGTGGCTGCATGGTCTGGATGCGGCCCATGAAGTGCTGCCCCGGGGTCTCGTCCCTTATCGTTATTGCCGGACACAGCCCTATATCTTCACCGACGCGCAGATCGCCGCCATTGTCGAGGAGGCGGTGCGGTTGCCGTCAGTCTACGGCATGCGTGGCCTGACCTGTTCGACCCTGTTCGGGCTGATCGCGGTCACGGGTATGCGGATCAATGAGGCGCTGGGCCTCGGTGCCGGTGACGTCGATCTTGATATCGGCGTCATCCGTATCCGCCGCGGCAAGCTTGGCAAGGAGCGGCTGCTTGCCCTTCACGACACCGCCATCGAGCGGCTGCGCGCCTATGCTGTGGAAAGGGACAGGTTGCTGGGCGCCACACCGCTCCCCTTCTTCGTCAAATGCGATGGCAGCCGGCTTGGCGACTGCGGCGCCCGATACAATTTCGCGCATGTCTGCCAGAACATCGGCTTGCGTGAGCGACAGACCGAGGGACGACACGGCCGCGGCCCCCGCATCCACGACCTGCGGCACAGCTTCGCTGCCAAAACGATGATCGACTGGTACAGGTCCGGCAAGGATCCCGCGCGCGAAATGGTCAAGCTGACCACCTGGCTTGGCCACGCCAATCCCGACCACACCTACTGGTATATCGAGGCCGTTCCCGAACTGCTGGAACTCGCGTCGGCCCGCATTAGCGATAGTCTTGACGGGGAGATGCTGTCATGA
- a CDS encoding tyrosine-type recombinase/integrase, producing the protein MPKDLSSSLNRHIDTFIALLTAKNYKPQTIAAYRNLLQRLVSSIEAAGISPRDLTVEQAADLVRGDERNRREPNKCQNIARRFVVHLIDSGVAPTPVRTPEQIAREALRLDYEDYLVRQRGVSRSSVYSAWRFADRFLDHRFGEGETDLAAISQADAVAFLEHLLGRKAPYRDKSAASHLRTFLQYLFQRGVTQTNLASGVPMVAQRWDARLPRFLSPEQIDALLAWVRDNPKHGLRDYAMLMLMARLGLRAPEVIAIRLEDIDWRAGELLVRGKGQRHDRLPVPADVGEALARYIRNERVSASRTLFVSLRAPNLPFKGGQIINAILKEAFAATGTKPPAPYVGSHVLRHSLATNMIRSGASLAEIGDMLRHRSRVSTMIYAKLDIDGLRSIAKPWPVAGEAQ; encoded by the coding sequence ATGCCGAAAGACCTCTCATCATCGCTGAACCGCCATATCGACACCTTCATCGCCCTGTTGACTGCGAAAAATTACAAACCGCAGACAATAGCGGCCTATCGGAATCTGCTGCAACGCTTGGTATCCTCGATTGAAGCTGCCGGCATATCCCCACGGGATTTGACGGTCGAGCAGGCGGCCGATCTTGTGCGTGGCGACGAGCGCAATCGACGCGAGCCGAATAAATGCCAGAACATAGCACGGCGCTTCGTTGTCCATCTGATCGACAGCGGGGTGGCGCCGACCCCGGTTCGGACACCGGAACAGATCGCTCGCGAAGCGTTGCGCCTTGACTATGAGGACTATCTGGTGCGGCAGCGTGGCGTCAGCCGGAGCAGCGTCTACAGTGCCTGGCGCTTCGCCGACCGGTTCCTCGACCACCGATTCGGAGAGGGCGAAACCGATCTTGCAGCGATCAGCCAAGCCGATGCGGTGGCGTTCCTCGAACATCTGCTTGGAAGAAAGGCGCCCTATCGCGACAAGTCGGCCGCCTCCCATCTGCGCACTTTCCTCCAATATCTGTTCCAGCGCGGCGTCACGCAGACCAACCTTGCGTCGGGGGTGCCGATGGTCGCCCAGCGCTGGGATGCGCGGTTGCCGCGCTTCCTGTCGCCCGAACAGATCGACGCCTTGCTGGCATGGGTCCGCGACAATCCAAAGCATGGGCTGCGCGATTATGCGATGCTCATGCTGATGGCCCGGCTCGGGCTGCGGGCGCCGGAGGTGATCGCCATCCGGCTTGAGGATATCGACTGGCGCGCCGGTGAGTTGCTCGTGCGGGGCAAGGGGCAGCGTCACGATCGCCTGCCTGTCCCCGCGGACGTTGGCGAGGCGCTCGCACGCTACATCCGGAACGAGCGTGTATCGGCGTCGCGAACCCTGTTCGTTTCCTTGCGTGCGCCCAATCTTCCTTTCAAGGGCGGGCAGATTATCAACGCCATATTGAAGGAAGCGTTTGCGGCAACCGGCACCAAGCCACCTGCCCCCTATGTCGGATCGCACGTCCTGCGCCACAGCCTGGCGACGAACATGATCCGCAGCGGCGCATCCCTTGCCGAAATCGGCGACATGCTGCGGCACCGCTCACGCGTGTCGACGATGATCTATGCGAAACTGGACATCGACGGGCTGCGCTCGATCGCAAAGCCCTGGCCGGTGGCGGGAGAAGCGCAATGA